Proteins from a genomic interval of Xylocopa sonorina isolate GNS202 chromosome 6, iyXylSono1_principal, whole genome shotgun sequence:
- the LOC143424907 gene encoding uncharacterized protein LOC143424907 isoform X3 has protein sequence MIGLWNFAYFRDTGAPYVLYKDNMERPQGQWGPGPGSLQDGGLYPQQQQQQQQQGSSSSGSPQQACGPPVEGESGPPPSLASPVPSPYPSAPPEPQALTPPEDDIQSSQATSQQQQQQQQQQQQQQQQQQQQQQQTQQQDHSPQQQLTPHEVDRSDCFPGAGELQQYPQHYFKEARPHPSPSVPPHMLTPGGFSALHYLKQPGVMLTSLGQGDGGPSLDGHQYASPGAPNMATGLPDIVQQSGKSGKGANSDLRLFKCLTCGKDFKQKSTLLQHERIHTDSRPYGCPECGKRFRQQSHLTQHLRIHANEKPYACVYCERTFRQRAILNQHLRIHSGEKPYQCPECGKHFRQKAILNQHVRTHQDVSPHLIFKNGMTPTLWPQDVPFPPEEGKEEVASTFGDTDTQSGAFSPAPDANSIQYPAYFKDPKGGNHAVFGAGGTGSFGALQYIKQQGGSKSCLPDVIQHGRSAGMPLYVRCPICQKEFKQKSTLLQHGCIHIESRPYPCPECGKRFRQQSHLTQHLRIHTNEKPYGCVYCGRNFRQRTILNQHLRIHTGEKPYKCQQCGKDFRQKAILDQHTRTHQGDRPFCCPMPNCRRRFATEPEVKKHIDNHMNPHAAKVRRNSSSDTKPPGTPAGLGPVPVPRGLTPTVVKPELYFPQCYAPAFNHQPPVSTAQFPAQANGVSVAGEFKPPTGLPPQ, from the exons ATGATCGGTCTGTGGAACTTTGCTTATTTCAGAG ATACTGGCGCGCCCTACGTATTATACAAGGACAACATGGAGAGACCCCAGGGGCAATGGGGCCCCGGGCCGGGATCTCTCCAGGACGGGGGACTGTAcccgcagcaacagcagcaacagcaacagcagggCTCCTCCTCGTCCGGTAGTCCACAGCAGGCCTGTGGTCCCCCTGTCGAGGGAGAAAGCGGTCCCCCGCCTTCGTTGGCCTCTCCCGTGCCCTCGCCGTACCCCTCGGCACCGCCTGAGCCTCAAGCCTTAACCCCACCTGAAGACGATATACAATCGAGTCAAGCCACctcgcagcagcagcagcagcagcagcagcaacagcaacaacaacagcaacagcaacaacagcagcagcaacagacgCAACAGCAA GATCACTCGCCTCAGCAACAATTGACACCGCACGAGGTGGACCGTAGCGATTGCTTCCCCGGCGCTGGAGAGCTGCAGCAGTACCCACAGCACTACTTCAAGGAGGCCAGGCCGCATCCGTCGCCGTCTGTACCCCCTCACATGCTCACACCCGGTGGTTTCTCCGCGTTACACTATCTGAAGCAACCCGGCGTGATGCTGACGTCCCTGGGCCAGGGCGACGGCGGGCCCAGCCTGGACGGTCACCAATACGCGAGCCCCGGGGCGCCGAACATGGCTACGGGGTTACCGGACATCGTGCAGCAGAGCGGCAAGTCCGGGAAGGGGGCGAACAGCGATCTACGTTTGTTCAAGTGTCTGACGTGCGGCAAAGATTTCAAGCAGAAATCGACGCTGCTGCAACACGAGCGGATCCATACGGACAGTCGGCCATACGGGTGTCCGGAGTGCGGGAAGCGGTTCAGGCAACAATCGCATCTAACGCAGCACCTGCGCATACACGCGAACGAGAAGCCGTATGCTTGCGTGTACTGCGAGCGTACGTTCCGGCAGCGTGCCATCCTCAACCAGCATCTGCGCATCCACTCGGGTGAGAAGCCATACCAATGTCCGGAGTGCGGAAAACACTTCCGTCAGAAGGCGATCCTGAATCAGCACGTCCGCACACACCAAG ACGTGAGCCCGCATCTGATCTTCAAGAATGGGATGACACCGACACTCTGGCCGCAGGACGTACCGTTCCCACCCGAGGAGGGCAAGGAGGAAGTTGCGTCCACGTTCGGGGACACGGACACGCAGTCGGGCGCGTTCAGTCCGGCGCCAGACGCGAATTCCATCCAGTATCCCGCTTACTTCAAGGACCCGAAAGGCGGTAATCACGCGGTTTTCGGTGCCGGCGGTACGGGCAGCTTCGGCGCCCTCCAATACATCAAGCAACAAGGCGGTAGCAAGAGCTGTCTACCGGACGTGATACAGCACGGTCGCTCCGCGGGGATGCCGTTGTACGTGCGGTGTCCGATCTGTCAGAAGGAGTTCAAGCAAAAGTCGACGCTGCTGCAGCACGGGTGCATACACATCGAGTCGCGGCCGTATCCGTGCCCCGAGTGCGGCAAGAGGTTCAGACAGCAGTCCCATCTGACCCAACATCTTCGCATCCACACGAACGAAAAGCCGTACGGCTGCGTCTATTGCGGCCGTAATTTCCGTCAGCGCACGATCTTGAATCAACACTTGCGCATACACACCGGCGAGAAACCGTACAAGTGTCAACAGTGCGGCAAGGATTTCCGTCAGAAGGCGATACTGGACCAGCACACCCGCACCCATCAAGGCGACCGGCCGTTCTGCTGCCCGATGCCCAACTGTAGGCGGCGTTTCGCCACCGAGCCCGAAGTCAAGAAGCACATCGACAACCACATGAACCCGCACGCGGCCAAGGTGCGTAGGAACTCGAGCAGCGACACGAAACCGCCCGGCACACCGGCCGGTCTCGGCCCTGTTCCCGTGCCGAGAGGGCTCACGCCTACGGTGGTCAAGCCCGAGCTCTACTTCCCGCAATGTTACGCGCCAGCGTTCAATCATCAACCGCCAGTGTCTACGGCGCAGTTCCCCGCACAGGCGAACGGGGTGTCCGTTGCCGGCGAGTTCAAACCACCGACCGGTCTGCCGCCGCAGTGA
- the LOC143424907 gene encoding uncharacterized protein LOC143424907 isoform X4, with amino-acid sequence MALSAQNQSTSYVNLYYSIVQRAATRYFKEYYNSDTGAPYVLYKDNMERPQGQWGPGPGSLQDGGLYPQQQQQQQQQGSSSSGSPQQACGPPVEGESGPPPSLASPVPSPYPSAPPEPQALTPPEDDIQSSQATSQQQQQQQQQQQQQQQQQQQQQQQTQQQDHSPQQQLTPHEVDRSDCFPGAGELQQYPQHYFKEARPHPSPSVPPHMLTPGGFSALHYLKQPGVMLTSLGQGDGGPSLDGHQYASPGAPNMATGLPDIVQQSGKSGKGANSDLRLFKCLTCGKDFKQKSTLLQHERIHTDSRPYGCPECGKRFRQQSHLTQHLRIHANEKPYACVYCERTFRQRAILNQHLRIHSDVSPHLIFKNGMTPTLWPQDVPFPPEEGKEEVASTFGDTDTQSGAFSPAPDANSIQYPAYFKDPKGGNHAVFGAGGTGSFGALQYIKQQGGSKSCLPDVIQHGRSAGMPLYVRCPICQKEFKQKSTLLQHGCIHIESRPYPCPECGKRFRQQSHLTQHLRIHTNEKPYGCVYCGRNFRQRTILNQHLRIHTGEKPYKCQQCGKDFRQKAILDQHTRTHQGDRPFCCPMPNCRRRFATEPEVKKHIDNHMNPHAAKVRRNSSSDTKPPGTPAGLGPVPVPRGLTPTVVKPELYFPQCYAPAFNHQPPVSTAQFPAQANGVSVAGEFKPPTGLPPQ; translated from the exons ATGGCGCTCTCAGCACAGAACCAGTCGACGTCGTACGTGAACTTGTACTACTCGATCGTCCAGCGTGCGGCGACACGCTACTTTAAGGAATATTACAACTCCG ATACTGGCGCGCCCTACGTATTATACAAGGACAACATGGAGAGACCCCAGGGGCAATGGGGCCCCGGGCCGGGATCTCTCCAGGACGGGGGACTGTAcccgcagcaacagcagcaacagcaacagcagggCTCCTCCTCGTCCGGTAGTCCACAGCAGGCCTGTGGTCCCCCTGTCGAGGGAGAAAGCGGTCCCCCGCCTTCGTTGGCCTCTCCCGTGCCCTCGCCGTACCCCTCGGCACCGCCTGAGCCTCAAGCCTTAACCCCACCTGAAGACGATATACAATCGAGTCAAGCCACctcgcagcagcagcagcagcagcagcagcaacagcaacaacaacagcaacagcaacaacagcagcagcaacagacgCAACAGCAA GATCACTCGCCTCAGCAACAATTGACACCGCACGAGGTGGACCGTAGCGATTGCTTCCCCGGCGCTGGAGAGCTGCAGCAGTACCCACAGCACTACTTCAAGGAGGCCAGGCCGCATCCGTCGCCGTCTGTACCCCCTCACATGCTCACACCCGGTGGTTTCTCCGCGTTACACTATCTGAAGCAACCCGGCGTGATGCTGACGTCCCTGGGCCAGGGCGACGGCGGGCCCAGCCTGGACGGTCACCAATACGCGAGCCCCGGGGCGCCGAACATGGCTACGGGGTTACCGGACATCGTGCAGCAGAGCGGCAAGTCCGGGAAGGGGGCGAACAGCGATCTACGTTTGTTCAAGTGTCTGACGTGCGGCAAAGATTTCAAGCAGAAATCGACGCTGCTGCAACACGAGCGGATCCATACGGACAGTCGGCCATACGGGTGTCCGGAGTGCGGGAAGCGGTTCAGGCAACAATCGCATCTAACGCAGCACCTGCGCATACACGCGAACGAGAAGCCGTATGCTTGCGTGTACTGCGAGCGTACGTTCCGGCAGCGTGCCATCCTCAACCAGCATCTGCGCATCCACTCGG ACGTGAGCCCGCATCTGATCTTCAAGAATGGGATGACACCGACACTCTGGCCGCAGGACGTACCGTTCCCACCCGAGGAGGGCAAGGAGGAAGTTGCGTCCACGTTCGGGGACACGGACACGCAGTCGGGCGCGTTCAGTCCGGCGCCAGACGCGAATTCCATCCAGTATCCCGCTTACTTCAAGGACCCGAAAGGCGGTAATCACGCGGTTTTCGGTGCCGGCGGTACGGGCAGCTTCGGCGCCCTCCAATACATCAAGCAACAAGGCGGTAGCAAGAGCTGTCTACCGGACGTGATACAGCACGGTCGCTCCGCGGGGATGCCGTTGTACGTGCGGTGTCCGATCTGTCAGAAGGAGTTCAAGCAAAAGTCGACGCTGCTGCAGCACGGGTGCATACACATCGAGTCGCGGCCGTATCCGTGCCCCGAGTGCGGCAAGAGGTTCAGACAGCAGTCCCATCTGACCCAACATCTTCGCATCCACACGAACGAAAAGCCGTACGGCTGCGTCTATTGCGGCCGTAATTTCCGTCAGCGCACGATCTTGAATCAACACTTGCGCATACACACCGGCGAGAAACCGTACAAGTGTCAACAGTGCGGCAAGGATTTCCGTCAGAAGGCGATACTGGACCAGCACACCCGCACCCATCAAGGCGACCGGCCGTTCTGCTGCCCGATGCCCAACTGTAGGCGGCGTTTCGCCACCGAGCCCGAAGTCAAGAAGCACATCGACAACCACATGAACCCGCACGCGGCCAAGGTGCGTAGGAACTCGAGCAGCGACACGAAACCGCCCGGCACACCGGCCGGTCTCGGCCCTGTTCCCGTGCCGAGAGGGCTCACGCCTACGGTGGTCAAGCCCGAGCTCTACTTCCCGCAATGTTACGCGCCAGCGTTCAATCATCAACCGCCAGTGTCTACGGCGCAGTTCCCCGCACAGGCGAACGGGGTGTCCGTTGCCGGCGAGTTCAAACCACCGACCGGTCTGCCGCCGCAGTGA
- the LOC143424907 gene encoding uncharacterized protein LOC143424907 isoform X2: protein MALSAQNQSTSYVNLYYSIVQRAATRYFKEYYNSDTGAPYVLYKDNMERPQGQWGPGPGSLQDGGLYPQQQQQQQQQGSSSSGSPQQACGPPVEGESGPPPSLASPVPSPYPSAPPEPQALTPPEDDIQSSQATSQQQQQQQQQQQQQQQQQQQQQQQTQQQDHSPQQQLTPHEVDRSDCFPGAGELQQYPQHYFKEARPHPSPSVPPHMLTPGGFSALHYLKQPGVMLTSLGQGDGGPSLDGHQYASPGAPNMATGLPDIVQQSGKSGKGANSDLRLFKCLTCGKDFKQKSTLLQHERIHTDSRPYGCPECGKRFRQQSHLTQHLRIHANEKPYACVYCERTFRQRAILNQHLRIHSGEKPYQCPECGKHFRQKAILNQHVRTHQDVSPHLIFKNGMTPTLWPQDVPFPPEEGKEEVASTFGDTDTQSGAFSPAPDANSIQYPAYFKDPKGGNHAVFGAGGTGSFGALQYIKQQGGSKSCLPDVIQHGRSAGMPLYVRCPICQKEFKQKSTLLQHGCIHIESRPYPCPECGKRFRQQSHLTQHLRIHTNEKPYGCVYCGRNFRQRTILNQHLRIHTGEKPYKCQQCGKDFRQKAILDQHTRTHQGDRPFCCPMPNCRRRFATEPEVKKHIDNHMNPHAAKVRRNSSSDTKPPGTPAGLGPVPVPRGLTPTVVKPELYFPQCYAPAFNHQPPVSTAQFPAQANGVSVAGEFKPPTGLPPQ, encoded by the exons ATGGCGCTCTCAGCACAGAACCAGTCGACGTCGTACGTGAACTTGTACTACTCGATCGTCCAGCGTGCGGCGACACGCTACTTTAAGGAATATTACAACTCCG ATACTGGCGCGCCCTACGTATTATACAAGGACAACATGGAGAGACCCCAGGGGCAATGGGGCCCCGGGCCGGGATCTCTCCAGGACGGGGGACTGTAcccgcagcaacagcagcaacagcaacagcagggCTCCTCCTCGTCCGGTAGTCCACAGCAGGCCTGTGGTCCCCCTGTCGAGGGAGAAAGCGGTCCCCCGCCTTCGTTGGCCTCTCCCGTGCCCTCGCCGTACCCCTCGGCACCGCCTGAGCCTCAAGCCTTAACCCCACCTGAAGACGATATACAATCGAGTCAAGCCACctcgcagcagcagcagcagcagcagcagcaacagcaacaacaacagcaacagcaacaacagcagcagcaacagacgCAACAGCAA GATCACTCGCCTCAGCAACAATTGACACCGCACGAGGTGGACCGTAGCGATTGCTTCCCCGGCGCTGGAGAGCTGCAGCAGTACCCACAGCACTACTTCAAGGAGGCCAGGCCGCATCCGTCGCCGTCTGTACCCCCTCACATGCTCACACCCGGTGGTTTCTCCGCGTTACACTATCTGAAGCAACCCGGCGTGATGCTGACGTCCCTGGGCCAGGGCGACGGCGGGCCCAGCCTGGACGGTCACCAATACGCGAGCCCCGGGGCGCCGAACATGGCTACGGGGTTACCGGACATCGTGCAGCAGAGCGGCAAGTCCGGGAAGGGGGCGAACAGCGATCTACGTTTGTTCAAGTGTCTGACGTGCGGCAAAGATTTCAAGCAGAAATCGACGCTGCTGCAACACGAGCGGATCCATACGGACAGTCGGCCATACGGGTGTCCGGAGTGCGGGAAGCGGTTCAGGCAACAATCGCATCTAACGCAGCACCTGCGCATACACGCGAACGAGAAGCCGTATGCTTGCGTGTACTGCGAGCGTACGTTCCGGCAGCGTGCCATCCTCAACCAGCATCTGCGCATCCACTCGGGTGAGAAGCCATACCAATGTCCGGAGTGCGGAAAACACTTCCGTCAGAAGGCGATCCTGAATCAGCACGTCCGCACACACCAAG ACGTGAGCCCGCATCTGATCTTCAAGAATGGGATGACACCGACACTCTGGCCGCAGGACGTACCGTTCCCACCCGAGGAGGGCAAGGAGGAAGTTGCGTCCACGTTCGGGGACACGGACACGCAGTCGGGCGCGTTCAGTCCGGCGCCAGACGCGAATTCCATCCAGTATCCCGCTTACTTCAAGGACCCGAAAGGCGGTAATCACGCGGTTTTCGGTGCCGGCGGTACGGGCAGCTTCGGCGCCCTCCAATACATCAAGCAACAAGGCGGTAGCAAGAGCTGTCTACCGGACGTGATACAGCACGGTCGCTCCGCGGGGATGCCGTTGTACGTGCGGTGTCCGATCTGTCAGAAGGAGTTCAAGCAAAAGTCGACGCTGCTGCAGCACGGGTGCATACACATCGAGTCGCGGCCGTATCCGTGCCCCGAGTGCGGCAAGAGGTTCAGACAGCAGTCCCATCTGACCCAACATCTTCGCATCCACACGAACGAAAAGCCGTACGGCTGCGTCTATTGCGGCCGTAATTTCCGTCAGCGCACGATCTTGAATCAACACTTGCGCATACACACCGGCGAGAAACCGTACAAGTGTCAACAGTGCGGCAAGGATTTCCGTCAGAAGGCGATACTGGACCAGCACACCCGCACCCATCAAGGCGACCGGCCGTTCTGCTGCCCGATGCCCAACTGTAGGCGGCGTTTCGCCACCGAGCCCGAAGTCAAGAAGCACATCGACAACCACATGAACCCGCACGCGGCCAAGGTGCGTAGGAACTCGAGCAGCGACACGAAACCGCCCGGCACACCGGCCGGTCTCGGCCCTGTTCCCGTGCCGAGAGGGCTCACGCCTACGGTGGTCAAGCCCGAGCTCTACTTCCCGCAATGTTACGCGCCAGCGTTCAATCATCAACCGCCAGTGTCTACGGCGCAGTTCCCCGCACAGGCGAACGGGGTGTCCGTTGCCGGCGAGTTCAAACCACCGACCGGTCTGCCGCCGCAGTGA
- the LOC143424907 gene encoding uncharacterized protein LOC143424907 isoform X5 yields the protein MERPQGQWGPGPGSLQDGGLYPQQQQQQQQQGSSSSGSPQQACGPPVEGESGPPPSLASPVPSPYPSAPPEPQALTPPEDDIQSSQATSQQQQQQQQQQQQQQQQQQQQQQQTQQQDHSPQQQLTPHEVDRSDCFPGAGELQQYPQHYFKEARPHPSPSVPPHMLTPGGFSALHYLKQPGVMLTSLGQGDGGPSLDGHQYASPGAPNMATGLPDIVQQSGKSGKGANSDLRLFKCLTCGKDFKQKSTLLQHERIHTDSRPYGCPECGKRFRQQSHLTQHLRIHANEKPYACVYCERTFRQRAILNQHLRIHSGEKPYQCPECGKHFRQKAILNQHVRTHQDVSPHLIFKNGMTPTLWPQDVPFPPEEGKEEVASTFGDTDTQSGAFSPAPDANSIQYPAYFKDPKGGNHAVFGAGGTGSFGALQYIKQQGGSKSCLPDVIQHGRSAGMPLYVRCPICQKEFKQKSTLLQHGCIHIESRPYPCPECGKRFRQQSHLTQHLRIHTNEKPYGCVYCGRNFRQRTILNQHLRIHTGEKPYKCQQCGKDFRQKAILDQHTRTHQGDRPFCCPMPNCRRRFATEPEVKKHIDNHMNPHAAKVRRNSSSDTKPPGTPAGLGPVPVPRGLTPTVVKPELYFPQCYAPAFNHQPPVSTAQFPAQANGVSVAGEFKPPTGLPPQ from the exons ATGGAGAGACCCCAGGGGCAATGGGGCCCCGGGCCGGGATCTCTCCAGGACGGGGGACTGTAcccgcagcaacagcagcaacagcaacagcagggCTCCTCCTCGTCCGGTAGTCCACAGCAGGCCTGTGGTCCCCCTGTCGAGGGAGAAAGCGGTCCCCCGCCTTCGTTGGCCTCTCCCGTGCCCTCGCCGTACCCCTCGGCACCGCCTGAGCCTCAAGCCTTAACCCCACCTGAAGACGATATACAATCGAGTCAAGCCACctcgcagcagcagcagcagcagcagcagcaacagcaacaacaacagcaacagcaacaacagcagcagcaacagacgCAACAGCAA GATCACTCGCCTCAGCAACAATTGACACCGCACGAGGTGGACCGTAGCGATTGCTTCCCCGGCGCTGGAGAGCTGCAGCAGTACCCACAGCACTACTTCAAGGAGGCCAGGCCGCATCCGTCGCCGTCTGTACCCCCTCACATGCTCACACCCGGTGGTTTCTCCGCGTTACACTATCTGAAGCAACCCGGCGTGATGCTGACGTCCCTGGGCCAGGGCGACGGCGGGCCCAGCCTGGACGGTCACCAATACGCGAGCCCCGGGGCGCCGAACATGGCTACGGGGTTACCGGACATCGTGCAGCAGAGCGGCAAGTCCGGGAAGGGGGCGAACAGCGATCTACGTTTGTTCAAGTGTCTGACGTGCGGCAAAGATTTCAAGCAGAAATCGACGCTGCTGCAACACGAGCGGATCCATACGGACAGTCGGCCATACGGGTGTCCGGAGTGCGGGAAGCGGTTCAGGCAACAATCGCATCTAACGCAGCACCTGCGCATACACGCGAACGAGAAGCCGTATGCTTGCGTGTACTGCGAGCGTACGTTCCGGCAGCGTGCCATCCTCAACCAGCATCTGCGCATCCACTCGGGTGAGAAGCCATACCAATGTCCGGAGTGCGGAAAACACTTCCGTCAGAAGGCGATCCTGAATCAGCACGTCCGCACACACCAAG ACGTGAGCCCGCATCTGATCTTCAAGAATGGGATGACACCGACACTCTGGCCGCAGGACGTACCGTTCCCACCCGAGGAGGGCAAGGAGGAAGTTGCGTCCACGTTCGGGGACACGGACACGCAGTCGGGCGCGTTCAGTCCGGCGCCAGACGCGAATTCCATCCAGTATCCCGCTTACTTCAAGGACCCGAAAGGCGGTAATCACGCGGTTTTCGGTGCCGGCGGTACGGGCAGCTTCGGCGCCCTCCAATACATCAAGCAACAAGGCGGTAGCAAGAGCTGTCTACCGGACGTGATACAGCACGGTCGCTCCGCGGGGATGCCGTTGTACGTGCGGTGTCCGATCTGTCAGAAGGAGTTCAAGCAAAAGTCGACGCTGCTGCAGCACGGGTGCATACACATCGAGTCGCGGCCGTATCCGTGCCCCGAGTGCGGCAAGAGGTTCAGACAGCAGTCCCATCTGACCCAACATCTTCGCATCCACACGAACGAAAAGCCGTACGGCTGCGTCTATTGCGGCCGTAATTTCCGTCAGCGCACGATCTTGAATCAACACTTGCGCATACACACCGGCGAGAAACCGTACAAGTGTCAACAGTGCGGCAAGGATTTCCGTCAGAAGGCGATACTGGACCAGCACACCCGCACCCATCAAGGCGACCGGCCGTTCTGCTGCCCGATGCCCAACTGTAGGCGGCGTTTCGCCACCGAGCCCGAAGTCAAGAAGCACATCGACAACCACATGAACCCGCACGCGGCCAAGGTGCGTAGGAACTCGAGCAGCGACACGAAACCGCCCGGCACACCGGCCGGTCTCGGCCCTGTTCCCGTGCCGAGAGGGCTCACGCCTACGGTGGTCAAGCCCGAGCTCTACTTCCCGCAATGTTACGCGCCAGCGTTCAATCATCAACCGCCAGTGTCTACGGCGCAGTTCCCCGCACAGGCGAACGGGGTGTCCGTTGCCGGCGAGTTCAAACCACCGACCGGTCTGCCGCCGCAGTGA
- the LOC143424907 gene encoding uncharacterized protein LOC143424907 isoform X1, producing the protein MALSAQNQSTSYVNLYYSIVQRAATRYFKEYYNSDTGAPYVLYKDNMERPQGQWGPGPGSLQDGGLYPQQQQQQQQQGSSSSGSPQQACGPPVEGESGPPPSLASPVPSPYPSAPPEPQALTPPEDDIQSSQATSQQQQQQQQQQQQQQQQQQQQQQQTQQQVQQQQQQVQQQQQQQQQQQQQTQQQDHSPQQQLTPHEVDRSDCFPGAGELQQYPQHYFKEARPHPSPSVPPHMLTPGGFSALHYLKQPGVMLTSLGQGDGGPSLDGHQYASPGAPNMATGLPDIVQQSGKSGKGANSDLRLFKCLTCGKDFKQKSTLLQHERIHTDSRPYGCPECGKRFRQQSHLTQHLRIHANEKPYACVYCERTFRQRAILNQHLRIHSGEKPYQCPECGKHFRQKAILNQHVRTHQDVSPHLIFKNGMTPTLWPQDVPFPPEEGKEEVASTFGDTDTQSGAFSPAPDANSIQYPAYFKDPKGGNHAVFGAGGTGSFGALQYIKQQGGSKSCLPDVIQHGRSAGMPLYVRCPICQKEFKQKSTLLQHGCIHIESRPYPCPECGKRFRQQSHLTQHLRIHTNEKPYGCVYCGRNFRQRTILNQHLRIHTGEKPYKCQQCGKDFRQKAILDQHTRTHQGDRPFCCPMPNCRRRFATEPEVKKHIDNHMNPHAAKVRRNSSSDTKPPGTPAGLGPVPVPRGLTPTVVKPELYFPQCYAPAFNHQPPVSTAQFPAQANGVSVAGEFKPPTGLPPQ; encoded by the exons ATGGCGCTCTCAGCACAGAACCAGTCGACGTCGTACGTGAACTTGTACTACTCGATCGTCCAGCGTGCGGCGACACGCTACTTTAAGGAATATTACAACTCCG ATACTGGCGCGCCCTACGTATTATACAAGGACAACATGGAGAGACCCCAGGGGCAATGGGGCCCCGGGCCGGGATCTCTCCAGGACGGGGGACTGTAcccgcagcaacagcagcaacagcaacagcagggCTCCTCCTCGTCCGGTAGTCCACAGCAGGCCTGTGGTCCCCCTGTCGAGGGAGAAAGCGGTCCCCCGCCTTCGTTGGCCTCTCCCGTGCCCTCGCCGTACCCCTCGGCACCGCCTGAGCCTCAAGCCTTAACCCCACCTGAAGACGATATACAATCGAGTCAAGCCACctcgcagcagcagcagcagcagcagcagcaacagcaacaacaacagcaacagcaacaacagcagcagcaacagacgCAACAGCAAGtccagcagcaacagcaacaagttcaacagcagcagcagcagcaacaacagcaacaacaacagacGCAACAACAGGATCACTCGCCTCAGCAACAATTGACACCGCACGAGGTGGACCGTAGCGATTGCTTCCCCGGCGCTGGAGAGCTGCAGCAGTACCCACAGCACTACTTCAAGGAGGCCAGGCCGCATCCGTCGCCGTCTGTACCCCCTCACATGCTCACACCCGGTGGTTTCTCCGCGTTACACTATCTGAAGCAACCCGGCGTGATGCTGACGTCCCTGGGCCAGGGCGACGGCGGGCCCAGCCTGGACGGTCACCAATACGCGAGCCCCGGGGCGCCGAACATGGCTACGGGGTTACCGGACATCGTGCAGCAGAGCGGCAAGTCCGGGAAGGGGGCGAACAGCGATCTACGTTTGTTCAAGTGTCTGACGTGCGGCAAAGATTTCAAGCAGAAATCGACGCTGCTGCAACACGAGCGGATCCATACGGACAGTCGGCCATACGGGTGTCCGGAGTGCGGGAAGCGGTTCAGGCAACAATCGCATCTAACGCAGCACCTGCGCATACACGCGAACGAGAAGCCGTATGCTTGCGTGTACTGCGAGCGTACGTTCCGGCAGCGTGCCATCCTCAACCAGCATCTGCGCATCCACTCGGGTGAGAAGCCATACCAATGTCCGGAGTGCGGAAAACACTTCCGTCAGAAGGCGATCCTGAATCAGCACGTCCGCACACACCAAG ACGTGAGCCCGCATCTGATCTTCAAGAATGGGATGACACCGACACTCTGGCCGCAGGACGTACCGTTCCCACCCGAGGAGGGCAAGGAGGAAGTTGCGTCCACGTTCGGGGACACGGACACGCAGTCGGGCGCGTTCAGTCCGGCGCCAGACGCGAATTCCATCCAGTATCCCGCTTACTTCAAGGACCCGAAAGGCGGTAATCACGCGGTTTTCGGTGCCGGCGGTACGGGCAGCTTCGGCGCCCTCCAATACATCAAGCAACAAGGCGGTAGCAAGAGCTGTCTACCGGACGTGATACAGCACGGTCGCTCCGCGGGGATGCCGTTGTACGTGCGGTGTCCGATCTGTCAGAAGGAGTTCAAGCAAAAGTCGACGCTGCTGCAGCACGGGTGCATACACATCGAGTCGCGGCCGTATCCGTGCCCCGAGTGCGGCAAGAGGTTCAGACAGCAGTCCCATCTGACCCAACATCTTCGCATCCACACGAACGAAAAGCCGTACGGCTGCGTCTATTGCGGCCGTAATTTCCGTCAGCGCACGATCTTGAATCAACACTTGCGCATACACACCGGCGAGAAACCGTACAAGTGTCAACAGTGCGGCAAGGATTTCCGTCAGAAGGCGATACTGGACCAGCACACCCGCACCCATCAAGGCGACCGGCCGTTCTGCTGCCCGATGCCCAACTGTAGGCGGCGTTTCGCCACCGAGCCCGAAGTCAAGAAGCACATCGACAACCACATGAACCCGCACGCGGCCAAGGTGCGTAGGAACTCGAGCAGCGACACGAAACCGCCCGGCACACCGGCCGGTCTCGGCCCTGTTCCCGTGCCGAGAGGGCTCACGCCTACGGTGGTCAAGCCCGAGCTCTACTTCCCGCAATGTTACGCGCCAGCGTTCAATCATCAACCGCCAGTGTCTACGGCGCAGTTCCCCGCACAGGCGAACGGGGTGTCCGTTGCCGGCGAGTTCAAACCACCGACCGGTCTGCCGCCGCAGTGA